From the genome of Paucidesulfovibrio gracilis DSM 16080:
TGGTCCTGCTGGGCAAGGCCGTGGGCATCAGCAAGGAGCGGGTGCGCTCCTCGTTCATCAACGTGAACAATGAAATGGTGCTCTCGGGAACCGGACGCTATCGGCCGGACCAGATTCTGCTGCTCATGCCCCATTGCCTGCAAAACAGCCGTTGCGACATGCGCCTGACCTACGACATCAACAATTGCAAACGCTGCGGCAAATGCCCGCTCAAAGGGCTGCTCGAACTGCACGACAAATACGGCGTGCATCTGGCCATTGCCACGGGCGGCACCGTGGCCCGGCGCATTGTGGTGCAAAAACGGCCCCGCATGATCATTGCCGTGGCCTGCGAACGCGACCTTTCCAGCGGTATTCAGGACACCTACCCCCTGCCCGTGTATGGCGTGCTCAACGAACGCCCCAACGGTCCCTGCCTGGACACCACCGTGTCCCTGTTCCGTGTGGAGCAGGCCATCCTGCGTTTTTTGGATCCGGCCTACCTTCCCGGCGCTGCTTCCGCTGACGGCAAAGGACGCGGCCAGGCCATTTCCACGGCCGGAAGCGCCCGGTCCTGAGCCTCCCGCCCGGAGTATTGTTCCGGGAATCATCTTTTTTCCAAGGACATTCCATGCCCGGTAAACCGACCAGAAAACCCCGTTCCACTGCCCAAAACCCCTCCAAGCCCACCCCGCTGCCCCCGGCCCGTGCCGTGGCGCTGGACGCACTGGACCGTTGCCTGCCTGCCGAGGCTTCCCGGTCCCGCGAGGCAGGACAAGGCATGGACGCGCAAGCCGCCCTGGACCGCGCCCTGCGTCAGGCGGAAAACAACGGGCTTTCCGCCCGGGATGCGGCCCTGGCCACGGAAATTTTTTACGGCGTGCTGCGCTGCAAAACCCGGTTGGAATATATCTTGGGCCGCTTTCTGGACCGGCCCGATGGTCTGCCCGAACGCGCCGTCACCGCCATGACCGTGGCCGCCTATGAACTGCTGCACCTGGATCGCGTTCCGGCCCGGGCCTCGGTGAACTGGGGCGTGGACGCGGTGCGCGCCGTGGGCGGCAAGCCCCTGGGCGGACTGGCCAATGCAGTGTTGCGTAAGGTGGCGGCCCTGGCGGAACACCCCTTTGAACCGGGATTTTTCGGCCCGGAAGGGCACCCCGAAACCCTGGCGCGGCAATTCGCCTGTCCGCTTTGGATTGTGGAACTCTGGTTGGAGGAATACGGCCCGAAAACAGCGCAGCAATTGTTGGAGGCTCAAATCCAGTCCCCGGCCGCCGGGTTCGCGGTGGTGCATCAGCGGCCAGATGCCCGGGACGTGGCCGCGCAATTGGCGGATCAACCCGGTTGCCTGGCCGCGCAAGGGCTGGGTGTGGCCTTTGCGCCGGGGTCGCATCCCGAACTGCCCGTGGACGGCGCCGTGGTGCGCCAAAGTTTTGCAGGCCGCAAAGCCTTGCTTGCCCTCAGCCCGGCGGACTGGCCCGAACCCGTATGGGATGCTTGTGCCGGACGGGGCGGCAAAACCCGCATTCTGGCGG
Proteins encoded in this window:
- a CDS encoding transcription antitermination factor NusB encodes the protein MPGKPTRKPRSTAQNPSKPTPLPPARAVALDALDRCLPAEASRSREAGQGMDAQAALDRALRQAENNGLSARDAALATEIFYGVLRCKTRLEYILGRFLDRPDGLPERAVTAMTVAAYELLHLDRVPARASVNWGVDAVRAVGGKPLGGLANAVLRKVAALAEHPFEPGFFGPEGHPETLARQFACPLWIVELWLEEYGPKTAQQLLEAQIQSPAAGFAVVHQRPDARDVAAQLADQPGCLAAQGLGVAFAPGSHPELPVDGAVVRQSFAGRKALLALSPADWPEPVWDACAGRGGKTRILAELGKSVQASDIHRGRIRALRTELPDIPALVASALDRPPFDETPATILLDAPCSGLGTLARRPDIKWKRREEDVDTLVELQANLLVNAWKRLPRGGVLAYLTCTLNPDENERQVAAFLADHDRASLETEWTTAPDAPWGEFFYAALLRKSDAK
- a CDS encoding DUF116 domain-containing protein; translated protein: MATPKKRLFIGLIAGSCVLLGLALVVLWVVPYVGLDNIHPWLKWIWGAVLGAVMLLIGWAALGLVVNVWTGRPMPGTGRLRGITVKLFLPLMVLLGKAVGISKERVRSSFINVNNEMVLSGTGRYRPDQILLLMPHCLQNSRCDMRLTYDINNCKRCGKCPLKGLLELHDKYGVHLAIATGGTVARRIVVQKRPRMIIAVACERDLSSGIQDTYPLPVYGVLNERPNGPCLDTTVSLFRVEQAILRFLDPAYLPGAASADGKGRGQAISTAGSARS